The bacterium YEK0313 genome includes a region encoding these proteins:
- a CDS encoding Alpha/beta hydrolase family protein, translating to MPSLPDPQILTVGAGDSARRIAYRRIAGTGPTIVWLGGFKSDMKGTKAEALSDFAAQTGRSYLRFDYSGHGESSGRFEDGTISAWTEEALAAIALAGEAPILVGSSMGGWIALLAARRMPRPPAGMVLIAPAADFTEALMWKAFPEAVKRQIETEGRWVRPSDYDEGGYPITRALIEDGRNNLVLGGLIETGCPVHVLQGMQDPDVPWQHAMDTVARIARDDVVVTLVKDGDHRLSRPEDITRLTEAVAAMAGG from the coding sequence ATGCCGAGCTTACCCGATCCGCAAATCCTGACAGTCGGCGCGGGCGACAGCGCGCGACGGATCGCCTATCGCCGGATCGCGGGGACCGGCCCGACCATCGTCTGGCTCGGCGGCTTCAAATCGGACATGAAGGGCACCAAGGCCGAGGCGCTGTCGGATTTCGCGGCTCAGACCGGCCGCTCCTATCTGCGCTTCGACTATAGCGGCCACGGCGAATCCTCGGGCCGGTTCGAGGACGGCACGATCAGCGCCTGGACCGAGGAAGCCCTGGCGGCGATCGCGCTCGCCGGCGAGGCGCCGATCCTCGTCGGCTCCTCCATGGGCGGCTGGATCGCCCTGCTCGCGGCCCGCCGCATGCCGCGCCCACCCGCCGGCATGGTGCTGATCGCGCCGGCCGCCGACTTCACCGAGGCGCTGATGTGGAAGGCCTTTCCCGAGGCGGTGAAGCGGCAGATCGAGACGGAGGGCCGCTGGGTGCGGCCGTCCGACTATGACGAGGGCGGCTATCCGATCACCCGGGCGCTGATCGAGGACGGGCGCAACAATCTCGTGCTCGGCGGCCTGATCGAGACCGGCTGCCCGGTCCATGTCCTGCAGGGCATGCAGGATCCCGACGTACCCTGGCAGCACGCGATGGACACCGTCGCGCGCATCGCCCGCGACGATGTCGTCGTCACGCTGGTCAAGGACGGTGACCATCGCCTGTCGCGCCCCGAGGACATCACACGCCTGACCGAGGCGGTCGCGGCGATGGCGGGTGGCTAG
- a CDS encoding anaerobic benzoate catabolism transcriptional regulator produces MIRETYSLIMENVSDLDQIVAQRVRELRAAKGFTLDQLASLSGVSRAMISRIERAEASATAVLLVKLGGALGVTLAALFEQDEPKREVVRRAADSPVRVDPETGYTRRNVAPRGASGTDVVEVMLPPGARVAYDNLVIVPAEQFVWVFEGVLTLETDGLATDLGPGDCRVMRLDHPLVFENRGKAPARYAVVLVPDGGRR; encoded by the coding sequence ATGATCCGAGAGACTTATTCTCTCATCATGGAGAACGTCAGCGATCTTGACCAGATTGTGGCGCAGCGGGTGCGCGAGCTGCGCGCGGCCAAGGGCTTCACGCTCGACCAGCTCGCAAGCCTTTCCGGCGTGTCGCGGGCGATGATCTCGCGGATCGAGCGGGCCGAGGCGAGCGCGACCGCCGTGCTGCTGGTCAAGCTCGGCGGAGCGCTGGGCGTGACCCTGGCCGCGCTGTTCGAGCAGGACGAGCCGAAGCGCGAAGTGGTGCGGCGCGCGGCCGACAGCCCGGTACGGGTCGACCCGGAAACCGGCTATACCCGGCGCAATGTCGCCCCGCGCGGCGCCTCCGGAACCGATGTCGTCGAGGTCATGCTGCCGCCGGGCGCACGCGTCGCCTACGACAATCTCGTCATCGTGCCGGCCGAACAGTTCGTCTGGGTGTTCGAGGGCGTGCTGACGCTCGAGACCGACGGCCTGGCGACCGATCTCGGTCCCGGCGACTGCCGCGTGATGCGGCTCGACCATCCGCTCGTCTTCGAGAATCGCGGCAAGGCGCCGGCGCGCTACGCCGTGGTTCTGGTGCCCGATGGAGGCCGCCGATGA
- the yncA_2 gene encoding N-acyltransferase YncA, protein MIHIDVLDAEAVRAQAAALAAVLVDCVANGASVSFMNPFGQAEGEAFFQGVADRVAGGEAVLVAGFLDGRIVGTAQLALDMPPNQPHRAEVRKMLVHHDGRRRGIAQAMLQRLEEEALARGRTLLLLDSANDTAIRVYERGGWQRCGFVADFALLPDGGYCDTTFLTKVLAPEAAPRPPAATVRNAIEDDLPAILAILNDAILNTTAVWTDAPVDLDNRRAWWHERVAAGYPVLVAVENGEVVGFGSYVQFRAWDGYRDAVEHSVYVRSDRRGAGVGVALVEALIARARAQGKFVIIGGIEGSNAASLKLHRRAGFVEVGRMYEVGTKFGRRLDLVFMQKRLG, encoded by the coding sequence ATGATCCATATCGATGTCCTGGACGCCGAGGCGGTCCGCGCACAGGCCGCGGCGCTCGCCGCCGTGCTGGTCGACTGCGTCGCGAACGGCGCCTCGGTGAGCTTCATGAACCCGTTCGGCCAGGCCGAAGGCGAAGCCTTCTTCCAGGGCGTGGCCGACCGGGTCGCAGGCGGCGAAGCCGTGCTGGTCGCCGGCTTTCTCGACGGGCGCATCGTCGGCACGGCGCAGCTCGCGCTCGACATGCCGCCGAACCAGCCGCACCGCGCCGAAGTGCGCAAGATGCTGGTCCATCACGACGGCCGCCGCCGCGGCATCGCCCAGGCCATGCTGCAGCGGCTCGAGGAGGAGGCGCTGGCCCGCGGCCGCACGCTGCTGCTGCTCGATTCGGCCAATGACACGGCGATCCGCGTCTATGAGCGCGGCGGCTGGCAGCGCTGCGGCTTCGTCGCCGATTTCGCCTTGCTGCCCGACGGCGGCTATTGCGACACCACCTTCCTGACCAAGGTGCTCGCGCCGGAGGCTGCGCCGCGGCCGCCGGCCGCAACGGTGCGCAATGCGATCGAGGACGACCTGCCGGCGATCCTCGCCATCCTCAATGACGCCATCCTCAACACGACCGCGGTCTGGACCGACGCGCCCGTCGATCTCGACAACCGCCGCGCCTGGTGGCACGAGCGCGTCGCGGCCGGCTATCCCGTGCTGGTCGCGGTCGAGAACGGCGAGGTCGTCGGCTTCGGCTCCTATGTCCAGTTCCGCGCCTGGGACGGCTATCGCGACGCGGTCGAGCATTCCGTCTATGTCCGGTCCGACCGGCGCGGCGCCGGCGTGGGCGTCGCCCTGGTCGAGGCGCTGATCGCGCGCGCCAGGGCCCAGGGCAAATTCGTCATCATAGGCGGCATCGAAGGCTCGAACGCAGCCTCCCTCAAGCTGCACCGGCGGGCGGGCTTCGTCGAAGTCGGCCGGATGTATGAGGTCGGCACCAAGTTCGGCCGCCGCCTCGACCTCGTCTTCATGCAGAAGCGGCTCGGCTGA
- a CDS encoding hypothetical protein (PHB de-polymerase C-terminus) produces the protein MLYHWYEATHAMLSPYRAMADATKLALSNPVNPWSHTPFGKQVAAACEVFERTTRRYGKPDFNLATTLVGGERVAVTEKVVWSRPFCNLVHFQRAVPRGRRPDPKVLIVAPMSGHYATLLRGTVEAFLPDHEVYITDWVDARMVPLAEGHFDLDDYVDYVISMLHVLGTDTHVMAVCQPAVPVFMAVSRMEAEDDPYAPTTLTLMGGPIDTRANPTAVNKLAHERGTDWFRRNVLTTVPFPHPGMMRQVYPGFMQLTGFMTMNLDRHVDAHRDLFRNLVKGDGDGAQKHREFYDEYLSVMDLTAEFYMQTIERVFVEHHLPLGIMRHRDQPVDPKAIRRVALMTVEGENDDITGGGQTLAAHGLATSLADDMRVHYLQPSVGHYGVFNGSRFRAEIAPRVMDFMRTHAYRKAQQSAPGGKSAVAKAAGAKPAGLKMIQGGRTGSGALHAPKKD, from the coding sequence GTGCTTTATCATTGGTACGAAGCAACGCATGCCATGCTGTCGCCTTACCGCGCCATGGCCGATGCCACCAAGCTGGCGCTGTCCAATCCGGTCAATCCCTGGTCGCATACCCCCTTCGGCAAGCAGGTCGCGGCGGCCTGCGAGGTGTTCGAGCGCACCACGCGCCGGTACGGCAAGCCCGATTTCAATCTGGCCACGACCCTGGTCGGCGGCGAGCGCGTGGCGGTGACCGAAAAGGTCGTCTGGTCGCGGCCCTTCTGCAATCTCGTCCACTTCCAGCGCGCGGTGCCGCGCGGCCGGCGGCCCGATCCGAAGGTGCTGATCGTCGCGCCGATGTCCGGCCACTATGCCACGCTGCTGCGCGGCACGGTCGAGGCCTTCCTGCCCGATCACGAGGTCTACATCACCGACTGGGTCGATGCCCGCATGGTGCCGCTCGCCGAGGGGCATTTCGACCTCGACGACTATGTCGACTACGTCATTTCCATGCTGCACGTGCTCGGGACGGACACCCATGTCATGGCGGTCTGCCAGCCGGCGGTGCCGGTCTTCATGGCGGTGTCGCGCATGGAGGCCGAGGACGATCCCTATGCGCCGACCACGCTGACGCTGATGGGCGGCCCGATCGACACGCGCGCCAATCCGACCGCGGTCAACAAGCTCGCCCATGAGCGCGGCACCGACTGGTTCCGCCGCAACGTCCTCACCACCGTGCCCTTCCCGCATCCGGGCATGATGCGGCAGGTCTATCCGGGCTTCATGCAGCTCACCGGCTTCATGACCATGAATCTCGACCGCCATGTCGACGCCCACCGCGACCTGTTCCGCAACCTGGTCAAGGGCGACGGCGACGGCGCGCAGAAGCACCGCGAATTCTACGACGAATATCTCTCGGTGATGGACCTCACCGCCGAATTCTACATGCAGACGATCGAGCGCGTCTTCGTCGAGCATCACCTGCCGCTCGGCATCATGCGGCACCGCGACCAGCCGGTCGATCCGAAGGCCATCCGGCGCGTCGCGCTGATGACGGTGGAAGGCGAGAACGACGACATTACCGGCGGCGGCCAGACCCTCGCCGCCCACGGCCTTGCCACCTCGCTCGCCGACGACATGCGTGTCCACTACCTGCAGCCGTCGGTCGGCCATTACGGCGTGTTCAACGGCTCTCGGTTCCGCGCCGAGATCGCGCCGCGCGTGATGGACTTCATGCGCACCCACGCCTATCGCAAGGCACAGCAGAGCGCGCCCGGCGGCAAGTCGGCCGTCGCCAAGGCGGCTGGCGCCAAGCCCGCCGGCCTGAAGATGATCCAGGGCGGCCGCACCGGCTCGGGTGCGCTGCACGCACCGAAAAAGGACTGA
- a CDS encoding ABC-2 type transporter — protein sequence MTFSLARVGALCLRYSYLIASSWPRLLELVYWPVLNLLTWGFLQTYAMNAANGTLFAAGALVSGLLLWEVLFRGQLGFSISFLEEIWSRNLANLLMSPLRPVEFVAALMAMSLLRLVIGLTPAVVLAVAFFGLDLARLGIGLVAFFALLVITGWAVALLVAGVILRHGLGAESLAWTVLFLFWPLCCVYYPLSVLPWWLKPVALALPPTYVFEGMRAVLATGTLRLDYLAIAAGLDILWLGVAAWGFVVLMDRARAAGTLLSGGE from the coding sequence ATGACCTTTTCCCTGGCCCGGGTCGGCGCGCTCTGCCTGCGCTACAGCTACCTCATCGCCTCGTCCTGGCCGCGGCTCCTCGAGCTCGTCTACTGGCCGGTGCTCAATCTGCTCACCTGGGGGTTCCTGCAGACCTATGCGATGAACGCCGCCAACGGCACGCTGTTCGCGGCGGGCGCGCTGGTCTCCGGACTGCTCCTGTGGGAGGTGCTGTTCCGCGGCCAGCTCGGCTTCTCCATTTCGTTCCTGGAGGAGATCTGGTCGCGCAATCTCGCCAATCTCCTGATGAGCCCGTTGCGGCCGGTGGAGTTCGTCGCCGCGCTGATGGCGATGAGCCTGCTGCGCCTCGTCATCGGCCTGACGCCCGCCGTGGTGCTGGCGGTCGCCTTTTTCGGGCTCGACCTCGCCCGCCTCGGCATCGGCCTCGTCGCCTTCTTCGCCCTGCTCGTCATCACCGGCTGGGCGGTGGCGCTGCTCGTCGCCGGGGTGATCCTGCGACACGGCCTCGGCGCGGAGAGCCTCGCCTGGACCGTGCTGTTCCTGTTCTGGCCGCTCTGCTGCGTCTACTACCCGCTCTCAGTGCTGCCCTGGTGGCTGAAGCCCGTGGCGCTTGCGCTGCCGCCGACTTACGTCTTCGAGGGCATGCGCGCGGTGCTGGCGACCGGGACCCTGAGGCTCGACTATCTCGCCATCGCGGCCGGCCTCGACATCCTCTGGCTCGGCGTCGCGGCCTGGGGCTTCGTCGTCCTGATGGACCGGGCGCGGGCGGCCGGCACGCTTTTGTCCGGCGGGGAATGA
- the trpF_2 gene encoding N-(5'-phosphoribosyl)anthranilate isomerase, with the protein MTHPVRQARTRVKICCISSAEEARLAIAAGADALGFVAGRPSGSGIVDDATIRAVADEAPPPVASFLLTPHLKGADIVAHLRLCGTNTVQIVDHVDPAEHAVIAGALPLVRRVQVIHVEGPRTLDLIPVYEPHIHAFLLDSGKPGGSMRELGGTGRTHDWQVSAEFVRRSRRPVFLAGGLNAGNVAAAIAAVRPFGLDLCSGVRTAGHLDPAKLDAFMQAVRGAG; encoded by the coding sequence ATGACCCATCCGGTTCGGCAGGCTCGCACCCGCGTCAAGATCTGCTGCATCTCCTCGGCCGAGGAGGCGCGCCTGGCGATCGCGGCCGGCGCCGACGCGCTCGGCTTCGTCGCGGGCAGGCCGTCCGGTTCCGGCATCGTCGACGATGCGACGATCCGCGCGGTCGCCGACGAAGCACCGCCGCCGGTTGCGAGCTTTCTGCTGACCCCGCACCTGAAAGGCGCCGACATCGTCGCGCATCTGCGCCTCTGCGGCACCAATACGGTGCAGATCGTCGACCATGTCGATCCGGCCGAGCATGCGGTCATCGCCGGGGCGCTGCCGCTCGTCCGCCGGGTCCAGGTGATCCATGTCGAAGGCCCCCGGACGCTGGATCTGATCCCGGTCTACGAGCCCCATATCCATGCCTTCCTGCTCGATTCCGGCAAGCCCGGCGGCAGCATGCGCGAGCTCGGCGGCACCGGTCGCACCCACGACTGGCAGGTCAGCGCGGAGTTCGTGCGCCGGTCGCGGCGGCCGGTCTTCCTCGCCGGCGGCCTCAATGCCGGCAATGTCGCGGCGGCGATCGCGGCCGTCCGGCCGTTCGGGCTCGATCTGTGTTCGGGCGTGCGCACGGCCGGGCACCTCGATCCGGCCAAGCTCGATGCCTTCATGCAGGCCGTGCGGGGGGCCGGATGA
- the drrA_2 gene encoding Daunorubicin/doxorubicin resistance ATP-binding protein DrrA, giving the protein MKQAAIETSALIKDYGAVRAVDGLTLVLPAGSTTALLGGNGAGKTTTIAMIMGLTLPTSGEVHVLGTDMARRRHDILHRMNFESPYVDMPNRLTVRQNLTVFGKLYGVADLRDRIGALAADLDLGDFLDRPTGKLSAGQKTRVALAKALINDPEVLLLDEPTASLDPDTADWIRSHLERYRSRRGATILLASHNMGEVERLCDRVVMMKRGRIEDDGSPAELIARYGRSNLEEVFLDVARGRKEAAE; this is encoded by the coding sequence ATGAAACAGGCAGCGATCGAGACCAGCGCCCTGATCAAGGACTACGGCGCCGTGCGCGCCGTGGACGGCCTGACGCTGGTCCTGCCGGCCGGCTCGACCACCGCGCTGCTCGGCGGCAACGGCGCCGGCAAGACGACGACGATCGCCATGATCATGGGCTTGACCTTGCCGACCTCGGGCGAGGTCCATGTGCTCGGCACCGACATGGCGCGGCGTCGGCACGACATCCTCCACCGGATGAATTTCGAAAGCCCCTATGTCGACATGCCGAACCGGCTCACCGTGCGGCAGAATCTGACGGTATTCGGCAAGCTCTACGGCGTTGCCGACCTTCGCGACCGGATCGGAGCGCTCGCCGCCGATCTCGACCTCGGAGATTTCCTCGACCGGCCGACCGGCAAGCTCTCGGCCGGCCAGAAGACCCGCGTCGCGCTCGCCAAGGCGCTGATCAATGATCCGGAGGTGCTGCTGCTCGACGAGCCGACCGCTTCGCTCGATCCCGATACTGCCGATTGGATCCGCAGCCATCTCGAGCGCTACCGCTCCCGCCGCGGCGCCACCATCCTGCTTGCCTCGCACAATATGGGCGAGGTCGAGCGGCTGTGCGATCGCGTGGTAATGATGAAGCGCGGCCGCATCGAGGACGACGGCTCGCCGGCCGAGCTCATTGCCCGCTACGGCCGCAGCAATCTGGAGGAAGTGTTCCTCGACGTCGCCCGTGGACGCAAGGAGGCGGCTGAGTAA
- the rbsK_4 gene encoding Ribokinase, which translates to MIVVFGSINIDLVARVPDLPRAGETVLGPDYQVVPGGKGANQALAARRAGAEVALVGSVGRDAFAETALSALAAAGVDLSGIARVDAPTGAAFIAVDAGGRNQIVVAAGANAQASAGALDRLAVAGGDILMLQWEVPEAENLAAARWAKARQMTVLLNRAPAGPVAAALMALVDIVIVNEHEVLALGAGLGLASDEPEAIAREIDRQLGKTAVVTLGAEGAVAWRDGVRCLVPALPVAVVDTTAAGDAFCGAFAAALAAGRGLVSAVEHGTAAGSLACTAFGAQPSLPEAEAIAAAALRIAARDIPLMPT; encoded by the coding sequence ATGATCGTCGTTTTCGGCTCCATCAACATCGACCTGGTCGCGCGCGTGCCGGACCTGCCGCGCGCCGGAGAAACCGTGCTCGGTCCCGATTATCAGGTGGTCCCTGGCGGCAAGGGCGCGAACCAGGCGCTGGCGGCGCGGCGCGCGGGCGCCGAGGTCGCGCTGGTCGGATCGGTCGGGCGCGACGCCTTCGCCGAGACGGCGCTGAGCGCTCTCGCCGCGGCCGGCGTCGATCTTTCGGGCATCGCCCGGGTCGATGCGCCGACGGGCGCCGCCTTCATCGCGGTCGATGCCGGCGGGCGCAACCAGATCGTCGTCGCGGCCGGCGCCAATGCCCAGGCGAGCGCCGGCGCCCTCGACCGGCTCGCCGTGGCCGGCGGCGACATTCTGATGCTGCAGTGGGAAGTGCCCGAAGCGGAGAACCTCGCCGCCGCGCGCTGGGCCAAGGCGCGTCAGATGACCGTGCTGCTCAACCGGGCCCCGGCAGGGCCGGTCGCGGCCGCGCTGATGGCGCTGGTCGATATCGTCATCGTCAACGAGCACGAGGTCCTCGCCCTTGGCGCCGGCCTCGGCCTCGCCTCAGATGAACCGGAAGCGATCGCCCGGGAGATCGACCGGCAGCTCGGCAAGACCGCGGTGGTGACGCTCGGCGCCGAGGGCGCGGTCGCCTGGCGTGACGGCGTGCGCTGCCTGGTGCCGGCATTGCCGGTAGCGGTGGTCGACACGACGGCGGCCGGCGACGCCTTTTGCGGGGCATTCGCGGCCGCCCTTGCGGCGGGGCGCGGCCTCGTCAGCGCCGTCGAGCACGGCACGGCCGCCGGCTCGCTCGCCTGCACCGCATTCGGCGCCCAGCCGAGCCTGCCGGAGGCCGAGGCCATTGCCGCGGCCGCGCTCAGGATCGCCGCCCGCGACATTCCGCTCATGCCGACATGA